A stretch of the Equus quagga isolate Etosha38 chromosome 9, UCLA_HA_Equagga_1.0, whole genome shotgun sequence genome encodes the following:
- the LOC124244598 gene encoding gamma-glutamylaminecyclotransferase-like: MYRTLKRGRPNHKVLLDSTHGRAAFQGRGRMAEPYPLVIAGEHNEPRVLKVRGQGHRVLRKMCAVDQQMLRFRDEFEGCPDMYQRTRLTIAVLEPEGTLCRFMYSAATFPPQWLHPPYHDNYNSRGQHGLRYNPGGEQMRSSRTLMGGGQREP, encoded by the exons ATGTACCGGACCCTGAAGAGAGGCCGGCCCAACCACAAGGTCCTGCTGGACAGCACCCATGGCCGCGCCGCCTTCCAGGGCCGGGGCCGCATGGCGGAGCCATACCCCTTGGTGATCGCTGGAGAACACAACGAACCACGTGTGCTCAAGGTCCGGGGGCAGGGCCACCGTGTGCTCAGGAAGATGTGCGCCGTGGACCAGCAGATGCTGCGCTTTCGTGATGAGTTCGAAGGCTGCCCAGACATGTACCAGCGCACCCGGCTGACGATCGCGGTCCTCGAACCGGAAGGCACCCTCTGC CGCTTCATGTACAGCGCGGCCACCTTCCCGCCCCAGTGGCTGCACCCCCCGTACCACGACAATTACAACTCTCGGGGGCAGCACGGGCTTCGCTATAATCCTGGGGGAGAACAAATGAGAAGTTCGCGGACGCTCATGGGCGGAGGGCAGAGAGAGCCCTGA